The stretch of DNA gggcgtttaatacgcaaaatgcgtgcagaccccaggcgtttataagaacccggcggctatttgcggccgggcgattaattggtgaaatacggtatctGATAATGCTTCACATGTCTGGTCAAGTacgagtgggcggggccacgcCGAATGCCAGTACGTGATTGGTCAGTTGTAGCTTGACCTTTCGTCATCGCAGACACTGTTAGCTAAAGGCTAAACGCAATGGACCGGCTAGAAGCGGCAGCCTGGAAGGTAATGTAGGAAACTAACTATTGAATTGCGTGAATATTTCAGACTGTATTCAGATGTACTACCTCTGTTAGGCTTTCATAAGGCCAATGTTGCCGAAGCAGAAAGAGCTAGTTAACTATAGCGGCCGCTGGGTGGTTAGCGAGTGCTGCTATCGCTAGCTAGTTCGCTAACGTAACGTTAACCTTAAAAACAGTTCAGGTCATAGCAGGCAGTGAGTTAGCCAAATGTATATCTGAGTCAAGATGTGGGAGAAGATGAGATAGGTTGGAAATATAATTTAACCAAGGCATTTTGACAGTAGAAATCAAAAAGGAGTGCATGTGTCACCCTCAACTGAGATCACTTGCAAATAGGTGCACCTCCTTATTTTGGTTAACTGAGATCACAAGGTAGTTTGATCCTAAATGTGCTCTAAAGGTAGATTATCCATACTCCTTTATCTTCTTTATGACTCTTTGAACTCGTTAGATGTGACTGGGTAAGTGACCTTTCCCCAAAAGCACAACCAGTGTTTTCTCTAGACTAACACAGTAAGgtcaaatagaaaaacaaagaaacaaaaaaaaaaaaaaaaatcttcctctTGTCTTGTTTGCTTCAGCCATCACGAACAAACATATGCCCAGTGCTTTGACGAAATCCTTTAAACAGTTGTCAAGTGTCCAAATGTGTAAAAGTTTATAGTGCCACAACCTCCACTAGAATCAAAAGTAGAACTAACAGGAATGGACATGGAGCAATCACCAAAAAATGACCCAGTGGCCCCAATGCTACAAAGCAGGGGAAATACAACACTGGTGTCACTGAAGAGGGTCAagattgtacttttttttttttttttttttttttttggtttaattaGTTGGTTTTGTGCTGAtaaatgtgtgtctctgtctgtccatatAGCCACCTCGTGCCTGTGATGACTACTTGACTGAGTTCAAACACTGCAAAAGTCTGTGGAACCGTTTTCAGCAGTATTACACTTACGGCACATCCCCGTCCTGCCAGCAGTGGAAAGAGGATTACTACACTTGCAGAGAATGGGAGAAACACCAAAGTACAGAGGCCAAGGTGTAACTGCATGAGGTCTCATTGTCTTAAGCCCCAGTCCTGTATTTTATGATTGAGTCCAGGGTTTCTACACATCACGAAGAACCATACTACTCAAATTCAAGTCCTCAAAAACCTTAAAATTGGTCTGTCATGCCGATCTATAAGTctaattttgattattttcaccattatttcacatttaaaattgGTCTTACATTTCATTCCAGCTAGCTTTACTTGAAAGTCCTCTCACTGATTTCAAATGACACTCATTCTACAGTATGTCTTTGTATCCTTGAGAGTTTGCTCATTATACATGTTCATTTAGTTTAAACAATTACAAACCATAGAccaaattattaataaaaatgtagGCTTCAGAATACTTTTTAGATTCAGATTTTTACTTCATCAGTTTGATCTATTGATTTGAGAGAGAAGTTATATGTAAGTTAGATATATTATAACCACCATTTGATAGGTTCTggggtgttttttgttttttttgcattctcaTGCTTCCAACTCAGAAGTTACTGTATaagtttttttgtcttcttgtgTTTGAATTTTGCAGGAGCTGTTACAGGGGAGCGAACAGAAAAGAgtggcagagcagagaaagTTCACCCCAGTTTGGGAACTGAGACAAAACCCTCCCAGAGACTGGCATATGCCCCTGAATCAGGAAAAGCCTCAGGACTCCTGAACATTGCGTCGGCAAAGTGCTCTCTTGGCACGGCGCCATGGCAGCCGAACCAAATTCAAAGTAACATTCAAGATACATTTCACCACCTTGACATACTAATTTCCTGAGTGACTTGTGCTGGAGAGAATCAATGCGGTCTTCAGCAGCATTCAATGAGGTGCTGATGTACATACTGTCTGTTAGCAGATGGAAAATcatagcatgttttttttgttgtttgtttcattgttgttgttttttttaatgtgtccaTGCAAGGTGCAGCCTTTAGACATCAGCCAAAGCTTGAGGAACTCCATTCTTACTGGATGTAGGAAACAGATTGGCTACCATAGATAGCTTAATCATGTGGCAGAGCGGACAGATCATCAGTCTTGTGCATTTTCACATATTtccaattttaaaaatattttacaagCTCTCTTTGCCTGAAAGCACCTCAAGCCTTTAATTTGGATTTGGTTCATAAAAGCCTGCACCCCCACCTGAAATACATCTATTCACTATCAGACTTTCACATGGGTATTCCAGCAGTGATGGCAGCATCTGGTGATCAGAATGAATCAACAGGAATTCTATtattatatgtattattataTGTTTCCATCCGTTTTAACAGTCTGTAAATAGTTTGCTGTCCACACGTTGGGAGTATGAAGCAGACTGCATTCTGCCACACAATAAATGAGTTTGATTTGGGGATGCACTTACTACCGACTGCCccatttcactcagtataagaaGGAGACTGCAGTCTTGTCAAATGGGATGTACAAATGTTTTCAAGGTTCAGTAATGAAGGATGTGCCTTTCACTGCTATGCTTGGTATCAAAATGTGTACAGTAATCCTGAACAAAGCATCAttaaaaaagtctttatttataTTGGTTTACtcacatgttgtgttttatacAGAAGTATGAACAAGGAAGAAACACCTATAATAACTAGATGAGTAGCTGTAAGTCTCATACTCCTGTTGAcagttcaggaaaaaaaatctgttcccCTCTTTGCACTTAGGCTGTTCAGAGCCTCGGTGTCTGATCGCTCATCGTTGTGGCCGGTTGATTCGTGTATAAACAGATGCAGTAAATGGCGATACACCCGCTAGCTGCAccacttgtttgttttccttccatCACTGAGTGTAGACTCTGGTGATGTCACTGTATTTGCCATCGGGTGCGCTGTACTGGTCCTTGGGTGGTGTGTAGCTCGGTCCATCGTGACTGAAGGGAAAGAGAAGGGGGTCGGGCTTCAGCGCTGCCTGGTAAAGCTCCTCGGACTCCATCCTCAGTTCCTGCAGTGCTTCCCTCTGGGCTTCCAGAGCAAGCTCAATAGCTTCCATTTCGTCCATGTGCTGTTTCTGCATGAAGCCGATCAAAAGTAAGTCAGATGTAGGCCAGAAGCTGGAAATGATGGTGTCATTTGCACAACAGCTTGAAATAATGGAGATGGGAGTAATATTACCTGTTTGTAATGAGACCACTCCTTGAGCAGCAGAGCTCGACGCTCACTCTCCTCAAAGGTCAGTGATGGTACAGAGCGCTCCCTTaataacaaacaataatgataatcttTAATTATGTatacattacaaacaataaTGTAGAATAGAGTACTtaaaaaaacagttacaaatTTTATAAGGGtaaaaaaattacagcaaagTGATGAATTCTAAGTAAGAGGTCAAAGAAGGTCAAAGACAACACATCCTtgcataaaaacaaatctgtgcATGTTTTTAGTAAATTATTTAGCCAGTTTTGTTGCCAAACAAAGACACTCTGATGCCAAAGTCCTGATTGCCACTGGCTTTTTCAATCAACTTTTtggcaaaacaaacagtggcCTGCCCAAGGAAGCTGAGGTACCGTGGGTCAGATGAGGTTACTATAACGCCGATATAGCTTGATGCCAGATCTATCCTAAATCCACTGCCTCCTTAAAAGTCAACAGTAAAATTAAAGttcaatttgatttaaaaacttAACAAGTAACCAATTTAAAGATGGTAAACTTGTGTGATATGATCTTGCCTTTTGGATGCTGCTTTTTTCTACAAATTGGATACAACACAGGGACGTCAGGCTGAGGCAGAACTAGAGAACTGAGTTGTAGAAGTAACAGGATAGGAAAGCACGGGTGAATTTGTCAGATAACTTAATTTGACAAATTTCTCATTTGAAAGAAGCATGATTGCAGGAACAGCCTGTTTGCTAGAACTAATTTGCATGAAAAATCACACCCAAGTGTCTTGTTAACCGTCATTGTGCTGTAACAGAGTATCCAGTTTGTGGTGGAAATTCAGCAGATCTTGGAGGAGGGGAAAACGGTCTAAATTTGTTCTCATAAAGTTTAAAAGATTGTGACATCCAGCACTTTATATCTGCAAGGTGCTCTAAACGTGTAAAAGTGGCTAGACTATAGGTGAATTAAGCGTTCAGAtggtaaataaatgaataaaatatactgAACATATGTGCATCGTGGATGGAAGTGATATGAGGTGCACCTTGTTTCATCCAGGCATTTGGCCGGGACGATGAAGTCCTCTATGGGGATCAGCTCCGGTGGGACTCTCTCCAGCTTCTTCAGCTTCttcctcagtctctctttcATGATCTGCTCCCTTTTGGGGTctaccttcttcttcttcttgggcTCCGCTCTGACATGATACAAAGCAGGGCACAAATCACACCATGATTTATGCTTATGTATACGTTTCCACGCGGCATTACTTGTCAGGACAACATTGCAGCGTGCAGTAGAGCGTCATACCTGAGTGGAGCAGATGTCTTCAGCGTCATCACCGAGGCAAACCAAGGACTTCTTACGGCATGACCATTATCTCTACAGGTGGGGGGGAATAGATTCACTTAAATAGCGCAATTCTTTTATTACTGACTGGACTTCAAGTATCATATTGGTATCATATAAAACTAGATGACCTGAGGAACCGACTGATCAAGgatgtcatgtttgtttgtcagaAAGGTGACTAAACACTGCGACAAAGTTACATTCAGTGTTGCCGTGGGATAAAACTGGCATGCCCATTTTCAATAGGGtcccctgacctttgacctcagtATATCTGAATGGATCTTATGGGCACAGACCCGCCTTAcactaatcccatgcagtttggggcacaaaccatgcaggtttttgcatagagtacaaatgtgatattttcgcctgttgtaaaatggtgtatttgtacagtcttggagttgcatgcATTGGGTTTGACGGCAGAGCTGAGACTAtggtggattcagtgagccacgtgtgatgatgttagcccctatagaagccattttttaaaaaaacttgacaacactgtataaaatgacccattgtGACTTTTAGGATAATCAGAGTGTCTCGTGAAACCTTACATCCATATACTAGAggacaattaaaaacaaaataaattgtaatatcaaaaccagcccaaataATCTCTCATTAGAACGCTGTCAAACATTACCAATCAGTACACATTGGGAAAATAAATCtcactgacctgtgtgtgtgcgtgcgtgcgtgcgtgcgtgcgtgcgtgcgtgtgtgtgttagagagagaagAGTGTGTGAGGAGACAACATGCTAGCTAGCCGCTTGAAGCTAACAGTCTTGACAACACTCACCGCGGCGGAGGGATCTGTCGGGATAAAACCCTGCAGAGACAGCGCGACAAACCCACTGACATGGTTTCTACTTTGTTGGCTCACAATAAACACATAATccggagaggaaaacaaaaaaatcacatgtaaacacaaattATATCACTGCTTTCCCCTTGACAGCTGCGGATGCTGCGACCGACGGCACTAACTGAGCCGGCGCAGGGAGATGACGCTAAATGTTGTAGTTAGCAGATTACGCGGAGCACTTTCTACTATTTTGTTTTACTCGGGTAATTAAGATTTTGATAAATGCTACTACATAACTAAATAGATGATAACAGTGTGTGCGCTTTATTAATGTTGGTAATTTTAATTGTCTCTTTAAAAGGCACCGAGTTAGTTAAAGAGTGACATTCCTGTTGAATGTTATTATGCGAACTGAAAATAGCGTCACATTATTTAGGGGAAAGGTCGGccatctagttttttttttttcctcatagaTATATAACCCCGACTGACTGGAGAGACAACTTAAGTCGCCACACTTTGTTCTTGACACTCGTCGCTGGTTGAATCGTCACCATGGCCCTTCTCAGAGGTAAAAATCATCAGGTTTTTCTATAACAAGAAGCCAGGAAATCAGACTACACATGCAGGTGCTGTTCTGGAGCTGCTGCCttgctgtgctttttaaaaacagccTGCTAATTCATACCTTAAGCTAAATTTAGTTTGTGCATGAGTCTAATTTACATTCACGGATATCTAGAATATCCTCACTGTGCAGCTAACACTGTATTTAAATCAGAGTACTGACGTGGAAGTAGCTGTTTGCCTTTTAAAGTCACTtttacttcactacattttaaattacattaattgAACCGTGCACATTTGACCTGTGAACCTGGGACCAACATGAACTCTACAGCCCCAGCTGTGGAGCCAGTCACGGTGACTAAAACACAGAAAGCTGTACAATTtgggcattttattttgtcatttctgatttttttgcagtcatGACAATCAGGTTTTGAttcttttcctcccttcctttaaGAATAGCATGTTCAGGATCCTAACATATCATTGTTTTCCTGTCTAAAAACTAGTTCAGTAACCTTATATCTGAATCTACCTGCAtcttttatcttatttataATGTGAACCTGAAGTTTACTTACTGCCTCAAGCAGAATTTTACACCGgtcattttttctttgattATAGTAAAATGTCTTCATGGTAACAATATTTATTGTTAGTGTGATGTTTAATCACTTTTTCCACCTGTGTCTGAGTGTTGGGATGACAGGATGGATATGTGGTCTTATACAATACAGCAAAATAGGGGAAAGGTGAGCGGTAATGttatcagcagcacaggacTGCAGCCCACTTCAGCTGATGATCAACGCAAGAGTTAtgtttatttcacacttttccaCTAGCTTCTCTACAAAATCATTCTCTCACGTCACTCCATCCCTTCACCTCAGTGTCTTAATGTTTTACTGGACTGGCCACAGGGAGGATAAACTGGGATTTTTGTCAGCCAATCtggaatacatttttgttttacattcaacacaaataaataaataaatgtagaaataaatttGTTATGTAGACATGATTTAGCCTAATAGAAGAAATTCTCAAATGTGACAACCTCTTTCTTTTAAAACTACATTTCACAGTGCAGACTGTCCTAGAATAGAAAAGCTGTTAAACTATAATGCACAACAAGTAATTTATTTGCTATCAAAAGTTGAACTTTGTTCCAACTAATTTGCTGATAAACCacgtttatgtttgtgtttatttattgctgTGACGTGCCTGTATTCGCTAGCACTGTTTTGCTAAAAGTGTTAGCAAACACAAGGacctcaaaataaacaaatctcTTGTTGTGTGCATCATACAGTTTTCTACCTTTTCTATAATCTGTCCTCTGACCCATTGGGAGCGTTTCCAGTGTCAACATCTGCTTTGCCAAGTTGCACAAGAGGCACAATGAATGCTGGTCACACTGTGAGGTAAGCCAGGGAGCGAGTGACATCAATTCAGGTAGCAGAGCAAGTGTCAGGGTCAATTCAGGTGGCACTACAACTCTGGCATGGATTCAGGTGACACAGTAAACGCTGGCATCCGTTCAGGGAAGCACAACAAACGGTGAGGTAAATTCAGGAGGCAGCCATTTTGATCAGTTTAGAGGACTCATTGACCAGCGCGTCCTGCTTCCTGTGCTCTAATCAGTAGGCCGTCCTGTCATTCATAAACTGGACATGTTGCACAGtaatccactttgtcgtcacaTCCTTCTGCTCTGACCTGCTCTCCTGTACGGGCCCACTTTgtgagacagggtgagggaATAAATCACAATTTGTTAAGTTAAATTTCACTGGACtgctctgtctccctgcaggtgTATTCATCGTGTCAGCCAAGCGCACTCCGTTTGGTACGTACGGCGGGGTGCTGAGGGACCACAGTGCGACAGATCTGGCCGAGCATGCTGCCAAGGCCGCCCTGGCAGCGGGGGGCGTGGCACCAGAGCTCGTTAACAGCGTCATCATGGGGAACGTCATGCAGGTACTGCAGCCAGCTCAGTTCAGCATGTTgtcaacaataataacaaggACAGATTCAGACCACAAGgatcacagcaagaaaaagtccatgtggaaaaaagatatttgtgtgtggtgacttttgtttttatatttgtctcCTAGTGTGTTTCCCTTTGCCAAatgactgttttgtttgtaatttgctcactgggcTGGCACCTACTGCACCCCTGTCTGGGCAGGAAccggctctcctctctctgtggtccttctcaagacCTCTTCCATATTTTCCCTGTTACAACTGAGTCATCCGCTATGAGGATTGAGTCAGGGCAGGTTGtcttgtttgttgtaaacttgtgggcatgtgaagccctttgagagcTTTCattaaacttgaacttgatttGTTCTTCATCTTGTCATTCCTCCACCAAACTTCAGAGCTCATCTGATGCGCCCTACATTGCCCGACACGTGGGTCTGAGGTGTGGCGTGCCCATTCCAGCGCCTGCTCTTACTGTGAACCGGCTGTGTGGATCTGGCTTTCAGTCCATCATCAATGGTGCACAGGTAAACACTTTTAACAACAGAGGTTACACACTGTGTATTAAGCAATTTAGATGTCTGCTTTCCCAACAAATAAGAGTGGTGCAGATATAATGTAGATAAAGCTAATTTATATTACTATATCAATAgcatatatatcaatatatcagtaGCAAATATGTTACCGAGATTGacataatgtcatcattttaatttgtggATCTTACGTATTATGTTATGTGTCGTGCTGTTACTCATTAACAAAACCGAGGATGggtgtattttctgtgtgtgattgtaGGAGATCTGCCTAAAGGAGTCAGAGGTGGTCTTGTGTGGGGGGTCAGAGAGCATGAGCCAGGCTCCATATGCTGTGCGCAACATACGATTCGGTACTAAGTTTGGAGTTGACCTCAAGGTTGGTTTTTCTTGATGTTCTCTACTTACCGtaatagcattatttatttgttattgttattaattttttaaatacctATCACATGCATGGGTCCATGCTCTGGGCACGAACATTTTATCTTCAAAGACCttgaacaagaaacaaaaaattacaGCCACACCACATGTTGGCCGGGTAGGGAAAAGAGATGAAGTCCTTCATAAAGCTCTCGTCATCTCCTTGACAGATGGAGGACACTTTGTGGGCGGGGCTGACTGACCAGCACGTCAAGATCCCTATGGGCATCACAGCAGAAAACCTGGCCGACAAATACCAGATCACACGAGAAGAATGTGACAAGTACGCACACCAGACGCAGCAGAGGTGGAAGGCAGGTGAGAGCAGCTACATTTCTTATAGATCCATGGTCCTGTTACCCTGCATGTGCACGTTCACTACCCAGTGGAAGACAGTGTCTTTATTATTgggttaacttttttttttctttaacctcCAGCTCATGAGGGTGGTCACTTCACAGCAGAAATTGCTCCCATTGATGTGAAGGCCAAGAAAGGCACGGTGGCCATGGCTCAGGATGAACACCCTCGCCCCCAGACCACGCTGGAGCAGATGGCCAAACTACCTCCTGTCTTCAAGAAGGGAGGAACCGTC from Myripristis murdjan chromosome 9, fMyrMur1.1, whole genome shotgun sequence encodes:
- the c9h22orf39 gene encoding synaptic plasticity regulator PANTS; the protein is MDRLEAAAWKPPRACDDYLTEFKHCKSLWNRFQQYYTYGTSPSCQQWKEDYYTCREWEKHQSTEAKELLQGSEQKRVAEQRKFTPVWELRQNPPRDWHMPLNQEKPQDS
- the mrpl40 gene encoding large ribosomal subunit protein mL40 isoform X1, with product MSVGLSRCLCRVLSRQIPPPRDNGHAVRSPWFASVMTLKTSAPLRAEPKKKKKVDPKREQIMKERLRKKLKKLERVPPELIPIEDFIVPAKCLDETRERSVPSLTFEESERRALLLKEWSHYKQKQHMDEMEAIELALEAQREALQELRMESEELYQAALKPDPLLFPFSHDGPSYTPPKDQYSAPDGKYSDITRVYTQ
- the mrpl40 gene encoding large ribosomal subunit protein mL40 isoform X2, which gives rise to MTLKTSAPLRAEPKKKKKVDPKREQIMKERLRKKLKKLERVPPELIPIEDFIVPAKCLDETRERSVPSLTFEESERRALLLKEWSHYKQKQHMDEMEAIELALEAQREALQELRMESEELYQAALKPDPLLFPFSHDGPSYTPPKDQYSAPDGKYSDITRVYTQ
- the acaa2 gene encoding 3-ketoacyl-CoA thiolase, mitochondrial — encoded protein: MALLRGVFIVSAKRTPFGTYGGVLRDHSATDLAEHAAKAALAAGGVAPELVNSVIMGNVMQSSSDAPYIARHVGLRCGVPIPAPALTVNRLCGSGFQSIINGAQEICLKESEVVLCGGSESMSQAPYAVRNIRFGTKFGVDLKMEDTLWAGLTDQHVKIPMGITAENLADKYQITREECDKYAHQTQQRWKAAHEGGHFTAEIAPIDVKAKKGTVAMAQDEHPRPQTTLEQMAKLPPVFKKGGTVTAANASGVSDGAAAVVIASEDALKEHKLKPLARIVAYHVSGCDPSIMGIGPVPAITEALKKAGLSLKDMDLVEVNEAFAPQFLAVSKSLGLNPEKTNINGGAIAIGHPLGASGTRITAHLVHELRRQGGKYAVGSACIGGGQGIAIILENTQ